From a region of the Mesomycoplasma ovipneumoniae ATCC 29419 genome:
- the rpmF gene encoding 50S ribosomal protein L32 has product MAIVPKRKTSKQRKHKRNSHSALTLPNLVNCSNCSNKQLQHHVCQFCGFYKNRKVINFRAINDKH; this is encoded by the coding sequence ATGGCTATAGTTCCGAAACGAAAAACCTCCAAGCAAAGAAAACATAAGCGAAATTCTCATTCGGCATTAACACTGCCAAACCTTGTGAATTGCAGCAATTGTTCTAATAAACAATTACAACATCATGTTTGTCAATTTTGTGGATTTTATAAGAATCGTAAAGTTATAAATTTCCGAGCAATCAATGATAAACATTAA
- the truB gene encoding tRNA pseudouridine(55) synthase TruB — MVTFLYKPKNISSATFLRKWAKINSIKKAGHSGTLDPFASGLLLVATDDDTKLLPYLDQENKTYIAQVNFGFYSTTFDVDGEIFACKSATWVTKTALESKLLELEQQELQVPPIFSSKKISGKRAYEYARNGKDIELAPIKIKISKTILLEFNEKKQIATILWEVSKGCYIRSLANDLGKMLKTGGYLSELERVKIGNFDFSFVNLALKIQNFLDFPQILVNSDQLIELLNGKKINYFTKDSEFIQLVFDEHLVGFGKIINNELIPKKIFGNKVKNLIQI, encoded by the coding sequence ATGGTTACATTCCTTTATAAGCCAAAAAATATTAGTTCTGCGACTTTTTTAAGAAAATGAGCAAAAATAAACTCAATCAAAAAAGCAGGTCACTCAGGAACTCTCGATCCTTTTGCATCTGGTCTGTTATTAGTCGCTACTGATGATGATACAAAATTATTGCCTTATTTAGATCAAGAAAACAAAACTTACATTGCGCAAGTTAATTTCGGTTTTTATTCAACAACTTTTGATGTAGATGGGGAAATTTTTGCCTGTAAATCTGCAACTTGAGTAACAAAAACAGCACTCGAGTCCAAATTGCTAGAATTAGAGCAGCAAGAATTACAGGTCCCGCCGATTTTTTCAAGTAAAAAAATTAGCGGAAAACGTGCTTATGAATATGCGCGAAATGGTAAAGATATAGAATTAGCGCCTATTAAAATAAAAATATCTAAAACCATTTTATTAGAATTTAATGAAAAAAAACAAATCGCAACAATACTCTGAGAAGTTTCAAAAGGTTGTTATATCCGTTCACTGGCTAATGATTTAGGTAAAATGCTAAAAACCGGTGGATATTTGTCCGAATTAGAGCGTGTTAAAATCGGTAATTTTGATTTTTCATTTGTTAATTTGGCTTTAAAAATACAGAATTTCCTTGATTTTCCACAAATTTTAGTCAATTCAGATCAACTTATTGAACTTTTGAATGGTAAGAAAATTAATTATTTTACCAAAGACAGCGAATTTATTCAACTTGTTTTTGATGAACATTTAGTTGGTTTTGGCAAAATAATTAATAATGAACTAATACCAAAAAAAATTTTTGGTAACAAAGTTAAAAACTTAATACAAATTTAG
- a CDS encoding YcsE-related riboflavin metabolism phosphatase gives MNKFKIFATDIDDTIVPHGGQEIPEKINLLFSKLKEKNIITTFVTGRDFVTIGELINAKNVDYFIGANGAFIFDFKKKQMIYENPIKISDFLKIVEFFDQHKIRYIIMDTEWIYTSNYFPKHSSKFLSPYFDRMKPLKMCNFKNNFHIFTVVDDQDTTSEIQLKFEEFAEKNNLNVSVSSRWSWGFFIGAKNVDKMQTLEILAKMHNVEIHEIIAFGDSRNDTKMLKNVGFGVAMENSTVPEVKEAAKDIAPPVDSFGVYLKAIELNIID, from the coding sequence ATGAATAAATTTAAAATTTTTGCAACAGATATTGATGATACAATTGTGCCTCATGGTGGTCAAGAAATTCCTGAAAAAATAAACTTACTTTTTTCAAAATTAAAAGAGAAAAATATTATCACAACTTTTGTAACTGGGCGTGATTTTGTGACAATTGGGGAATTAATTAATGCAAAAAATGTTGATTACTTCATTGGAGCCAACGGTGCTTTCATTTTTGATTTCAAAAAAAAGCAAATGATTTATGAAAATCCTATTAAAATCAGTGATTTTTTAAAAATTGTTGAGTTTTTCGATCAGCACAAAATTCGCTACATAATTATGGACACTGAGTGAATTTATACCTCAAATTACTTTCCCAAACACTCTTCAAAGTTTTTAAGTCCATATTTTGATCGAATGAAACCATTAAAAATGTGTAATTTTAAGAATAATTTCCACATTTTTACAGTTGTTGATGATCAAGACACAACTTCTGAAATACAGTTAAAATTTGAAGAATTTGCCGAAAAAAATAATCTAAATGTTAGCGTCAGCTCAAGATGATCATGAGGATTTTTCATTGGAGCAAAAAATGTTGACAAAATGCAGACTTTAGAGATTCTTGCAAAAATGCATAATGTTGAAATTCACGAAATTATTGCCTTTGGTGATTCACGAAATGACACAAAAATGCTAAAAAATGTTGGCTTCGGTGTTGCAATGGAAAACTCAACAGTTCCAGAAGTAAAAGAAGCTGCAAAAGATATTGCCCCACCTGTTGATTCTTTTGGCGTTTACCTTAAAGCAATAGAATTAAACATAATTGATTAA
- a CDS encoding FAD synthase, which produces MTKVFYYPSSKFDFADPIFVLGGFESFHLGHLELLKNATILGQNVILMLIRDPSKLPKNTGKNFTDLDARIQMMANSGVENILIFDFDSKMQELDGQEFIEIFLNYGAKFFVVGKNFSFGKNASWNSKKLQNFFPKTKIIDHLAENNKKISTKNLKLFLEFGDFENLNKFLASNFLVSTTISPEGNFTWDPASICPAPGIYLGYFVNIKENIKFPVIIHIEFDSTTGKVHFFEQPNTHSGFLEIIKQIRLIYSQKNNVLKNQDIENAKELFKEQRTKISQI; this is translated from the coding sequence ATGACAAAAGTCTTTTATTATCCAAGCTCAAAATTTGATTTTGCTGATCCTATTTTTGTTCTAGGCGGATTTGAATCATTTCATTTAGGTCACCTTGAACTTCTTAAAAATGCAACAATTTTAGGGCAAAATGTTATCTTAATGCTGATTAGAGATCCATCAAAACTACCAAAAAATACGGGCAAAAATTTCACTGATCTTGATGCCCGTATTCAAATGATGGCTAATTCTGGAGTTGAAAATATTCTAATTTTTGACTTCGACTCCAAAATGCAAGAACTTGATGGTCAAGAATTTATTGAAATTTTTTTAAATTATGGTGCTAAATTTTTTGTTGTTGGCAAAAATTTTAGTTTTGGCAAAAACGCTAGTTGAAATTCAAAGAAATTGCAAAATTTCTTCCCCAAAACTAAAATTATTGATCACTTAGCCGAAAACAACAAAAAAATTTCAACAAAAAATTTAAAACTTTTTCTTGAATTTGGCGACTTTGAAAATCTAAACAAATTTTTAGCTTCAAATTTTTTAGTTAGCACGACCATTAGCCCAGAAGGAAATTTTACTTGAGATCCAGCATCAATCTGTCCTGCTCCAGGGATTTATCTTGGCTATTTTGTTAATATAAAAGAAAATATAAAATTTCCGGTCATAATTCATATAGAATTTGATAGTACAACCGGAAAAGTTCATTTTTTTGAACAGCCAAATACACATTCAGGTTTCCTTGAAATTATCAAACAGATTCGCCTTATTTATTCACAAAAAAACAATGTCTTGAAAAATCAAGACATTGAAAATGCAAAAGAATTATTCAAAGAACAGCGTACAAAAATTAGTCAAATTTAG